A single genomic interval of Oryza sativa Japonica Group chromosome 7, ASM3414082v1 harbors:
- the LOC4343766 gene encoding uncharacterized protein, which yields MEAVRASAAWVASRSSHVKVDMLEVEKVVDKIQGNVPKVEWDFEGIHYFDDGPLTVQYLFVLDALNFCFWPDKDLSYDHLASGLKLALEKDKTALDADRLQSYTGPQLRQLLNWPRPLPIEEERVRLLHEVGMELERSFGGEAANLVKSAGNSAATLIELITRHFPGFRDHSLYKGHQVFLYKRAQIFVADLWGAFKGQNYGEFHDIKSITIFADYIVPAVLRELGILKYGSNLSCSIDSSSEIVPGSEEEVEIRACSVYAVEKMRELINKKFGKQLLSIDIDLWLWSCGVQNMALSHHRTLSIYY from the exons ATGGAGGCCGTGCGCGCGTCGGCGGCGTGGGTGGCCAGCCGCTCCTCCCACGTCAAGGTCGACATGTTAG AGGTCGAGAAGGTGGTGGACAAAATCCAAGGAAATGTTCCAAAAGTTGAATGGGACTTCGAAGGAATTCACTATTTTGACGATGGCCCCCTCACTGTCCAGTACCtcttcgtcctggatgctctgaaCTTCTGCTTCTGGCCAG ATAAGGATCTGAGCTATGACCATTTGGCTTCTGGACTAAAGTTAGCCTTAGAGAAAGATAAGACAGCCCTTGATGCAGATCGTCTCCAGAGTTACACTG GGCCTCAGCTCCGCCAACTGCTGAACTGGCCACGCCCACTGCCAATTGAGGAGGAAAGAGTACGGCTTCTTCATGAG GTTGGTATGGAACTTGAAAGAAGCTTTGGAGGTGAAGCTGCAAATCTAGTGAAGTCTGCTGGAAACTCTGCTGCTACTCTAATCGAACTTATTACCCGTCATTTTCCTG GTTTTCGGGATCATTCACTTTACAAAGGACACCAGGTTTTCTTGTATAAGAGAGCTCAGATATTTGTTGCTGATCTGTGGGGTGCTTTTAAGGGACAAAACTATGGCGAGTTCCACGACATCAAGTCCATCACCATATTTGCAGACTATATTGTTCCTGCTGTCTTGAGGGAGCTTGGCATACTGAAATATGGCTCCAACTTATCTTGCTCAATTGATTCGAGCAGTGAGATTGTGCCTGGAAGTGAAGAGGAAGTGGAGATTCGTGCTTGTTCTGTATATGCCGTGGAAAAAATGAGAGAGCTCATCAACAAGAAGTTTGGAAAGCAG CTTCTGAGCATTGACATCGATCTATGGCTCTGGTCATGTGGCGTTCAGAACATGGCGTTGTCACATCACCGCACCCTCTCAATATATTACTGA